In the Desulfuromonas sp. DDH964 genome, GGCAAGGCCAAGAACGATCGCATCGATTCCCACAAGATCGCCGTACTGCTGCGCGGCGGTTCTTTTCCGCTGGCCTATACCTACCCCAAGCCGATGCGGGCGACGAGGGACTTGCTGCGCCGCCGCAATCATCTCGCCCGCAAACGGGGCGAACTCTTCGCCCACATCCAGAACACCGCCACCCAGTACAACCTCCCCGAGCCGCTGGGACGTATCGCCAAACCGAGCGAGCGCGGTGATCTGCTCAAAAAGTTTCCCGATTCGGTGGTACGTCGCATGGTCGAGGTCGACCTGCTCACCATCGAACATTACGAACAGCTGCTGGATCGACTGGAGCGGGAACTGGAGCGCATCGCCACCGGTCATGATCCGATCAACCTGGCGCTGCTCAAATCGATTCCCGGGGTCGGCAAGATCCTCGGCATGGTGATGCTCTACGAGATCGAGGACATCGCCCGCTTCCCCCGCGAGCAGGACTTTGCCTCCTATTGCCGGCTGGTCAAGCCGGGCAAGGAATCGAACGGCAAGCATTATGGCCATTCGGGCAAGAAGATCGGCAACGCCCATCTGCGCTGGGCTTTTGGCGAGGCCGTGGTGCTGATGCTCAAAGGGAACAAGCCGGCTCAAACCATGCTGCAACGCCTGGCCAGCAAGCACGGCAAGGGGAAAGCCCTGGCCATCCTGGCCCATCGTCTCGGTCGTGCCGTCTATTACATGCTCAAAAATCAGGTGCCCTTCGACCAGGACAGGTTCCTGCGCAAGGCCGCCTGACGCGGAGGGGGCGGATCAGCCAGACCGTCTAACTGGAGGCAACCACAGCGGCGAGATAAGCTCGGCGGCCATAAGCAAGCGCAGACTTCTGGGCCAACAGCCCGACTTGGGCCGCATCATCCGCCAACTTCCGCCAGCCGGTTTGTTTTGATTGGAGGTCCGCCCCGCTCCAACAGCTTGCGCGATGGTCCAAAGGGCCCGCGCCGGATTCTGCCCCTTCCCCGATCCCGCACCTAACTGCGGCCATCGGCACCAAGATGGACCTCGCTATTTTGATTGGGACGGCATGAGGGCACGAGCGTGATTCCAGGCGGCAGGGAGAACCAGGTCGACAAAGACCGGCCCCTGCATCAAGAGCCTCGATAAGTGTTTGGAGCAGAATTCGTCTGCAGCCAGAAGAGAATCCCAAGCCGGAACCCGGTTGGCTCTTAAGTGATCAGTCGCATGTCAAAGAACGGGAGGGAAAACCTTTTTCGTTATCGGACTTTTTTACCCTTGACGGCCGGGGGCCTGATAAGGGTTGTATGGCATTTGATTATTTAACAAAATGCCAAGAAAAATTATCCAAACTTATTTCCCTTAAATCACCATTTGTATTTATGTATTTCTTTTTTTCTTTGAACACAACAGGTAGCCACTTTGATTCATAGTAGATACTTATTTCTGGACGCTTTCCAGGTTCAGCAACATTCAATTTGACATCATATTGTCCGTCGAAATTGTTGTCGAAATAACTCACATTGCTCAACATGTCCGGGGTCATATCGTAGGATTTGAACTCTCCGGATTTCTCCCTAAGTTTAATCGACATCATTTTATTTTTTGAATCAATGAGCGAGATCTTGTCCTCGGAGACAAATACCTGCGGGAACCCTTTGCCTTGGGGCCAAAAAATCGCTTCAGAATTTTCTGAATTATTGCCTGGTACGACAATAGTGAAGGGGCCTAAATTGGCACCTCTTGCAGACTTGAGCCAAGGCATTAATTGCACCATGAACTCTTGGGTTTCTTTAGGGAATTCCCTGACGGTATTTGATGGTCGGTTATTCACCCAACCCCAAGCGCCAAAAACAATAATTGCTGTAAGGAGCCCAGCAAAGTACCACTTTAGGTTTCTCCTCATGCCCTCTCCATTTTATTGCCATACAACAGGGAATAGGAAGTTGCTGTTATATCCGATATAACAGCAACTGTTATATCGGGTCAAAATCCTTATAATTACGGAAGGTTAAGTTTTTACATTTCTTAATGAGCCACGCTCGCAGACTTTGCACCCGACCACACAAAAAACCGCCCACCGGAATACCCACCGGTTAAGCGGCCTTGTTTGAATCCCTTGAGGCTGGTCCCCTTGCCCGGCATCACCCCTCCAAAATTCCAAGCGAAAAAA is a window encoding:
- a CDS encoding IS110 family transposase, encoding MKFYTKQHQFYCGVDLHADAMYVCILDATGEVVVHQNIPTKPKNFLRLIKPYRSGIVVGCECMFTWYWLADLCTEQEIDFVLGHALYMKAIHGGKAKNDRIDSHKIAVLLRGGSFPLAYTYPKPMRATRDLLRRRNHLARKRGELFAHIQNTATQYNLPEPLGRIAKPSERGDLLKKFPDSVVRRMVEVDLLTIEHYEQLLDRLERELERIATGHDPINLALLKSIPGVGKILGMVMLYEIEDIARFPREQDFASYCRLVKPGKESNGKHYGHSGKKIGNAHLRWAFGEAVVLMLKGNKPAQTMLQRLASKHGKGKALAILAHRLGRAVYYMLKNQVPFDQDRFLRKAA